Within the Candidatus Thermoplasmatota archaeon genome, the region GTGCCAGGTGCACCTGGAGCAAATGATGATTCCTCTGGCGTAGCAGCAATTCTTGCAGCTGCAAAAATTATGAGCCAGTATTCATTTAATCATACTGTACGTTTTTTAACAGTGGATGGTGAAGAACAATGGCTTATGGGATCTCGCGCTTATGCTGAAGAGGCTGCAAAAAACAATGATAACATTGTAGCAACGATTTGCATGGATATATATGATAGGAACACATGGACCTGATTATAGAGACACTGAGGTCTTAGTTGCTGGAACTAAAGATTCCAGGTGGATAATTGATTTTATTATCAATGTTAATCAGCGTTATCCTGAGTTTTTAAATTTTACAATATTTTCGGATGAAGTAACTTTCGACAATTTTAAAGGCTATGGAAGTGATTATCAAGAGTTCTTAAGACATGGCTACGACGCAATAATCGTTGCTGAGGCTACAGAGGATACTGATTAC harbors:
- a CDS encoding M28 family peptidase, with the translated sequence MIGTHGPDYRDTEVLVAGTKDSRWIIDFIINVNQRYPEFLNFTIFSDEVTFDNFKGYGSDYQEFLRHGYDAIIVAEATEDTDYHKPSDTIENMDVPYATEVSRFILATIAELAWGVEYR